A window of Oncorhynchus kisutch isolate 150728-3 linkage group LG10, Okis_V2, whole genome shotgun sequence contains these coding sequences:
- the LOC109897949 gene encoding tyrosine-protein kinase ABL2 isoform X3, whose translation MYWELWLSQLTATDLQHMLVGNKEALHRPFSLDSAALTEAVRWSSKENLLGAAESDPNLFVALYDFVASGDNTLSITKGEKLRVLGYNQNGEWSEVRSKNGQGWVPSNYITPVNSLEKHSWYHGPVSRSAAEYLLSSLINGSFLVRESESSPGQLSISLRYEGRVYHYRINTASDGKVYVTAESRFSTLAELVHHHSTVADGLVTTLHYPAPKCNKPTVYGVSPIHDKWEMERTDITMKHKLGGGQYGEVYVGVWKKYNLTVAVKTLKEDTMEVEEFLKEAAVMKEVKHPNLVQLLGVCTLEPPFYIVTEYMPHGNLLDYLRECDREEVNAVVLLYMATQISSAMEYLEKKNFIHRDLAARNCLVGENSVVKVADFGLSRLMTGDTYTAHAGAKFPIKWTAPESLAYNTFSIKSDVWAFGVLLWEIATYGMSPYPGIDLSQVYDLLEKGYRMEQPEGCPPKVHELMRACWQWSPLDRPSFAETHQTFETMFHDSSISEEVAEELCKTAASGHAPSSHPFSHDMPLLPSKSRTLKMHVENKENIEGGLDGRQEPSTHGPSGLAATLLAGDGRSGSSPALPRKQRDKSPSSLLEDSQETMFTRDRKAGFFSSFMKKKSPSSQLQQSLPMPPKRSSSFREMETQPHKKYEPTVGFSAPLPLPQADGLGFSPSHGEGNHVQSRCCGATFGQKSSANHTSGVPPLQVGSSSSSSWAGLAGFFTPRLIKKTLGLRTGKSTGTEEGGGGTKPFPRSNSTSSMTAGLPDLERMALTLPRNRSKPPLERTASTTSQPENGAAHTSETLLRKMDEGTAQIRDRPKAKLLPRGVGGCSGGVRAPGVGSEADLDCHSGALRCREGQEAGGQDRQGWTSPSKTVGSGPAAAPHNHKVPVLISPTLKHSPADVHLVGMDSQGNRFKLLSEHQAERDRPRLVKPKCAPPPPPTLRLIGHSYSGDGEEQVVGTVEVNGDGVKRPGRAREVGPGRPSVPPPQVPPPTSASSFSSANNTNTTPTKMANGATSTASSTAPSGGSKPLRRTRQQAERVQPEKISKEALLECAECLRGALHSSPEPSSSSQVLDAGHQLLDYCSGYVDCIPQMRNKFAFREAVGKLELSLQELRASSSSGIGGAFSGPGPSPALDNLHICIKEISDVVQR comes from the exons ATGTACTGGGAGCTGTGGCTGAGCCAGTTGACGGCGACCGACCTGCAGCATATGCTGGTGGGGAACAAAG aggcCCTCCACCGGCCCTTCAGCCTGGACTCGGCAGCATTGACGGAGGCGGTACGCTGGAGCTCCAAGGAGAACCTGCTGGGTGCTGCCGAGAGCGATCCCAACCTCTTTGTGGCACTTTATGACTTTGTTGCCAGTGGCGACAACACGCTGAGCATCACGAAAG GTGAGAAGCTAAGGGTGCTCGGTTACAACCAGAATGGGGAGTGGAGCGAGGTGCGCTCGAAGAACGGCCAGGGCTGGGTGCCAAGCAACTACATTACACCTGTCAACAGCCTGGAGAAGCACAGCTGGTACCACGGGCCTGTGTCACGCAGTGCAGCAGAGTACCTGCTCAGTAGCCTCATCAACGGTAGCTTCCTGGTCCGGGAGAGCGAGAGCAGCCCAGGACAGCTGTCCATCTCCCTGCGCTACGAGGGAAGAGTCTACCACTACCGCATCAACACTGCTTCAGATGGCAAG GTGTACGTCACGGCAGAGAGCCGCTTTAGCACTCTGGCCGAGTTGGTGCACCACCACTCCACCGTGGCCGACGGCCTGGTCACCACACTCCACTACCCGGCCCCCAAGTGCAACAAGCCCACCGTCTACGGCGTGTCGCCCATCCACGACAAGTGGGAGATGGAGCGCACCGACATCACCATGAAGCACAAACTGGGTGGGGGGCAGTACGGAGAGGTGTACGTGGGAGTCTGGAAGAAATACAACCTCACCGTCGCAGTTAAAACACTGAAG GAGGACACCATGGAGGTGGAGGAGTTCCTGAAAGAGGCAGCAGTCATGAAGGAGGTGAAACATCCCAACCTGGTGCAGCTGCTAG GTGTGTGTACTTTGGAGCCTCCCTTCTACATCGTGACAGAGTACATGCCCCATGGCAACCTGCTGGACTACCTAAGGGAGTGTGACCGGGAGGAGGTGAACGCAGTGGTGCTGCTCTACATGGCCACGCAGATCTCCTCTGCCATGGAGTACCTGGAGAAGAAGAACTTCATCCACCGGGACCTGGCAGCCAGGAACTGTCTGGTGGGGGAGAACAGCGTAGTGAAGGTGGCTGACTTTGGGCTGAGCAGACTGATGACTGGGGACACGTACACAGCCCACGCCGGAGCCAAATTCCCCATCAAGTGGACCGCCCCGGAAAGCCTGGCCTACAACACCTTCTCTATCAAGTCTGATGTGTGGG CTTTCGGTGTGTTGCTGTGGGAGATAGCGACGTACGGTATGTCTCCGTACCCAGGGATCGACCTGTCTCAGGTATACGACCTGCTGGAGAAGGGCTaccgcatggagcagccagagggCTGTCCACCTAAAGTCCACGAGCTGATGAGGGCCT GCTGGCAATGGAGCCCGTTGGACCGACCTTCATTTGCCGAGACCCACCAGACCTTTGAGACAATGTTCCATGATTCCAGCATCTCCGAAG AGGTAGCAGAGGAGCTGTGTAAGACTGCCGCCTCTGGCCATGCCCCGTCATCACACCCCTTCAGCCACGACATGCCACTGCTGCCCTCGAAATCGCGCACTCTCAAGATGCACGTGGAGAACAAGGAGAACATCGAGGGGGGTTTGGATGGCAGGCAGGAGCCCAGCACACACGGCCCCTCAG GTCTGGCAGCCACTCTGCTGGCAGGGGATGGCCGGTCAGGCAgctctcctgctctgcctcggAAACAGAGGGACAAATCCCCCAGCAGCCTATTGGAGGACTCCCAGGAGACCATGTTCACACGGGACCGCAAGGCTGGCTTCTTCAGCTCCTTCATGAAGAAGAAGTCTCCTTCATCCCAGCTGCAGCAGAGCCTGCCCATGCCGCCCAAGAGGAGCAGCTCGTTCCGAGAGATGGAGACCCAGCCTCACAAGAAGTACGAGCCCACGGTTGGCTTCAGCGCCcctcttccccttccccaggcGGACGGCCTGGGCTTCTCACCGTCCCATGGAGAGGGGAACCACGTCCAGTCACGCTGCTGTGGGGCCACTTTTGGACAAAAGTCCTCTGCCAACCACACCTCTGGGGTCCCACCCTTGCAggtgggcagtagtagtagcagcagctggGCAGGCCTGGCAGGTTTCTTCACCCCTCGCCTCATCAAAAAGACCTTAGGGCTACGGACTGGCAAGTCCACTGGGACcgaagaggggggtggggggaccAAACCATTCCCCAGGTCCAACTCCACCTCCTCCATGACTGCAGGGCTTCCTGACCTGGAGAGGATGGCTCTGACTTTACCCAGAAACCGCAGTAAACCTCCTCTAGAGCGCACTGCCTCCACCACCTCGCAGCCTGAGAACGGGGCAGCACACACCTCTGAGACCCTTCTTCGTAAGATGGATGAGGGCACAGCTCAGATCAGGGACCGGCCTAAAGCCAAGCTGCTTCCCCGAGGGGTCGGGGGGTGCTCTGGGGGGGTGAGGGCTCCTGGGGTTGGGAGTGAGGCCGATTTGGATTGTCACTCTGGGGCTCTACGGTGTAGGGAGGGTCAGGAGGCAGGAGGACAGGACCGACAGGGATGGACGTCCCCCTCCAAAACAGTGGGATCAGGCCCGGCGGCGGCTCCACACAACCACAAGGTTCCCGTGCTGATCTCGCCTACACTCAAGCATAGCCCAGCCGATGTGCACCTGGTGGGGATGGACTCTCAGGGGAACCGCTTCAAACTGCTATCGGAGCACCAGGCGGAGCGGGACCGACCACGACTGGTCAAACCCAAATgtgctccccctccccctcctaccCTGCGCCTCATTGGGCACTCCTACAGTGGGGATGGGGAGGAGCAGGTTGTAGGGACTGTGGAGGTCAACGGTGATGGGGTGAAAAGGCCGGGACGAGCAAGGGAAGTGGGACCCGGGAGACCATCAGTGCCACCACCACAAGTGCCTCCACCAACTTCagcctcctccttttcctctgcCAACAACACTAACACTACTCCCACTAAGATGGCCAACGGCGCCACAAGCACTGCTTCTTCCACAGCCCCCTCTGGTGGCTCTAAGCCTCTGCGTCGGACTCGACAGCAGGCTGAGAGGGTTCAACCGGAGAAGATCAGTAAGGAGGCTTTGCTGGAGTGTGCTGAGTGCCTGAGAGGTGCCCTCCACAGCAGCCCTGAGCCCTCCTCCAGCAGCCAGGTCTTAGATGCTGGCCACCA
- the LOC109897949 gene encoding tyrosine-protein kinase ABL2 isoform X2, with protein MYLRTLQPSSSFEEEWVRLTGRPYTGAKDVDGPRLSEALHRPFSLDSAALTEAVRWSSKENLLGAAESDPNLFVALYDFVASGDNTLSITKGEKLRVLGYNQNGEWSEVRSKNGQGWVPSNYITPVNSLEKHSWYHGPVSRSAAEYLLSSLINGSFLVRESESSPGQLSISLRYEGRVYHYRINTASDGKVYVTAESRFSTLAELVHHHSTVADGLVTTLHYPAPKCNKPTVYGVSPIHDKWEMERTDITMKHKLGGGQYGEVYVGVWKKYNLTVAVKTLKEDTMEVEEFLKEAAVMKEVKHPNLVQLLGVCTLEPPFYIVTEYMPHGNLLDYLRECDREEVNAVVLLYMATQISSAMEYLEKKNFIHRDLAARNCLVGENSVVKVADFGLSRLMTGDTYTAHAGAKFPIKWTAPESLAYNTFSIKSDVWAFGVLLWEIATYGMSPYPGIDLSQVYDLLEKGYRMEQPEGCPPKVHELMRACWQWSPLDRPSFAETHQTFETMFHDSSISEEVAEELCKTAASGHAPSSHPFSHDMPLLPSKSRTLKMHVENKENIEGGLDGRQEPSTHGPSGLAATLLAGDGRSGSSPALPRKQRDKSPSSLLEDSQETMFTRDRKAGFFSSFMKKKSPSSQLQQSLPMPPKRSSSFREMETQPHKKYEPTVGFSAPLPLPQADGLGFSPSHGEGNHVQSRCCGATFGQKSSANHTSGVPPLQVGSSSSSSWAGLAGFFTPRLIKKTLGLRTGKSTGTEEGGGGTKPFPRSNSTSSMTAGLPDLERMALTLPRNRSKPPLERTASTTSQPENGAAHTSETLLRKMDEGTAQIRDRPKAKLLPRGVGGCSGGVRAPGVGSEADLDCHSGALRCREGQEAGGQDRQGWTSPSKTVGSGPAAAPHNHKVPVLISPTLKHSPADVHLVGMDSQGNRFKLLSEHQAERDRPRLVKPKCAPPPPPTLRLIGHSYSGDGEEQVVGTVEVNGDGVKRPGRAREVGPGRPSVPPPQVPPPTSASSFSSANNTNTTPTKMANGATSTASSTAPSGGSKPLRRTRQQAERVQPEKISKEALLECAECLRGALHSSPEPSSSSQVLDAGHQLLDYCSGYVDCIPQMRNKFAFREAVGKLELSLQELRASSSSGIGGAFSGPGPSPALDNLHICIKEISDVVQR; from the exons ATGTATTTGAGGACCCTTCAACCCAGCAGCAGTTTTGAGGAAGAGTGGGTTAGGCTGACAGGCCGGCCCTATACTGGGGCAAAGGATGTGGACGGGCCTAGACTCTCAG aggcCCTCCACCGGCCCTTCAGCCTGGACTCGGCAGCATTGACGGAGGCGGTACGCTGGAGCTCCAAGGAGAACCTGCTGGGTGCTGCCGAGAGCGATCCCAACCTCTTTGTGGCACTTTATGACTTTGTTGCCAGTGGCGACAACACGCTGAGCATCACGAAAG GTGAGAAGCTAAGGGTGCTCGGTTACAACCAGAATGGGGAGTGGAGCGAGGTGCGCTCGAAGAACGGCCAGGGCTGGGTGCCAAGCAACTACATTACACCTGTCAACAGCCTGGAGAAGCACAGCTGGTACCACGGGCCTGTGTCACGCAGTGCAGCAGAGTACCTGCTCAGTAGCCTCATCAACGGTAGCTTCCTGGTCCGGGAGAGCGAGAGCAGCCCAGGACAGCTGTCCATCTCCCTGCGCTACGAGGGAAGAGTCTACCACTACCGCATCAACACTGCTTCAGATGGCAAG GTGTACGTCACGGCAGAGAGCCGCTTTAGCACTCTGGCCGAGTTGGTGCACCACCACTCCACCGTGGCCGACGGCCTGGTCACCACACTCCACTACCCGGCCCCCAAGTGCAACAAGCCCACCGTCTACGGCGTGTCGCCCATCCACGACAAGTGGGAGATGGAGCGCACCGACATCACCATGAAGCACAAACTGGGTGGGGGGCAGTACGGAGAGGTGTACGTGGGAGTCTGGAAGAAATACAACCTCACCGTCGCAGTTAAAACACTGAAG GAGGACACCATGGAGGTGGAGGAGTTCCTGAAAGAGGCAGCAGTCATGAAGGAGGTGAAACATCCCAACCTGGTGCAGCTGCTAG GTGTGTGTACTTTGGAGCCTCCCTTCTACATCGTGACAGAGTACATGCCCCATGGCAACCTGCTGGACTACCTAAGGGAGTGTGACCGGGAGGAGGTGAACGCAGTGGTGCTGCTCTACATGGCCACGCAGATCTCCTCTGCCATGGAGTACCTGGAGAAGAAGAACTTCATCCACCGGGACCTGGCAGCCAGGAACTGTCTGGTGGGGGAGAACAGCGTAGTGAAGGTGGCTGACTTTGGGCTGAGCAGACTGATGACTGGGGACACGTACACAGCCCACGCCGGAGCCAAATTCCCCATCAAGTGGACCGCCCCGGAAAGCCTGGCCTACAACACCTTCTCTATCAAGTCTGATGTGTGGG CTTTCGGTGTGTTGCTGTGGGAGATAGCGACGTACGGTATGTCTCCGTACCCAGGGATCGACCTGTCTCAGGTATACGACCTGCTGGAGAAGGGCTaccgcatggagcagccagagggCTGTCCACCTAAAGTCCACGAGCTGATGAGGGCCT GCTGGCAATGGAGCCCGTTGGACCGACCTTCATTTGCCGAGACCCACCAGACCTTTGAGACAATGTTCCATGATTCCAGCATCTCCGAAG AGGTAGCAGAGGAGCTGTGTAAGACTGCCGCCTCTGGCCATGCCCCGTCATCACACCCCTTCAGCCACGACATGCCACTGCTGCCCTCGAAATCGCGCACTCTCAAGATGCACGTGGAGAACAAGGAGAACATCGAGGGGGGTTTGGATGGCAGGCAGGAGCCCAGCACACACGGCCCCTCAG GTCTGGCAGCCACTCTGCTGGCAGGGGATGGCCGGTCAGGCAgctctcctgctctgcctcggAAACAGAGGGACAAATCCCCCAGCAGCCTATTGGAGGACTCCCAGGAGACCATGTTCACACGGGACCGCAAGGCTGGCTTCTTCAGCTCCTTCATGAAGAAGAAGTCTCCTTCATCCCAGCTGCAGCAGAGCCTGCCCATGCCGCCCAAGAGGAGCAGCTCGTTCCGAGAGATGGAGACCCAGCCTCACAAGAAGTACGAGCCCACGGTTGGCTTCAGCGCCcctcttccccttccccaggcGGACGGCCTGGGCTTCTCACCGTCCCATGGAGAGGGGAACCACGTCCAGTCACGCTGCTGTGGGGCCACTTTTGGACAAAAGTCCTCTGCCAACCACACCTCTGGGGTCCCACCCTTGCAggtgggcagtagtagtagcagcagctggGCAGGCCTGGCAGGTTTCTTCACCCCTCGCCTCATCAAAAAGACCTTAGGGCTACGGACTGGCAAGTCCACTGGGACcgaagaggggggtggggggaccAAACCATTCCCCAGGTCCAACTCCACCTCCTCCATGACTGCAGGGCTTCCTGACCTGGAGAGGATGGCTCTGACTTTACCCAGAAACCGCAGTAAACCTCCTCTAGAGCGCACTGCCTCCACCACCTCGCAGCCTGAGAACGGGGCAGCACACACCTCTGAGACCCTTCTTCGTAAGATGGATGAGGGCACAGCTCAGATCAGGGACCGGCCTAAAGCCAAGCTGCTTCCCCGAGGGGTCGGGGGGTGCTCTGGGGGGGTGAGGGCTCCTGGGGTTGGGAGTGAGGCCGATTTGGATTGTCACTCTGGGGCTCTACGGTGTAGGGAGGGTCAGGAGGCAGGAGGACAGGACCGACAGGGATGGACGTCCCCCTCCAAAACAGTGGGATCAGGCCCGGCGGCGGCTCCACACAACCACAAGGTTCCCGTGCTGATCTCGCCTACACTCAAGCATAGCCCAGCCGATGTGCACCTGGTGGGGATGGACTCTCAGGGGAACCGCTTCAAACTGCTATCGGAGCACCAGGCGGAGCGGGACCGACCACGACTGGTCAAACCCAAATgtgctccccctccccctcctaccCTGCGCCTCATTGGGCACTCCTACAGTGGGGATGGGGAGGAGCAGGTTGTAGGGACTGTGGAGGTCAACGGTGATGGGGTGAAAAGGCCGGGACGAGCAAGGGAAGTGGGACCCGGGAGACCATCAGTGCCACCACCACAAGTGCCTCCACCAACTTCagcctcctccttttcctctgcCAACAACACTAACACTACTCCCACTAAGATGGCCAACGGCGCCACAAGCACTGCTTCTTCCACAGCCCCCTCTGGTGGCTCTAAGCCTCTGCGTCGGACTCGACAGCAGGCTGAGAGGGTTCAACCGGAGAAGATCAGTAAGGAGGCTTTGCTGGAGTGTGCTGAGTGCCTGAGAGGTGCCCTCCACAGCAGCCCTGAGCCCTCCTCCAGCAGCCAGGTCTTAGATGCTGGCCACCA